The following nucleotide sequence is from Malania oleifera isolate guangnan ecotype guangnan chromosome 4, ASM2987363v1, whole genome shotgun sequence.
AGTTGCACACATGGTGTTAAAGTTTGTAAATATGTCGGAGGTTTTGTATGTAGCATCATTATATTAGTGTGTTTGTATATTTTGAGGCTTTTGCATAAGAGCTTTATGTATATTAAAACAAAGGATTAAAATTgcataaattgaaaattttccaaaAGTTTCATAGACCTCAACACAACGTATTCTTCTTtccttcagttttttttttttttttttttttttaaatttgctATGTGTTTGTTCATTTCACAACAATTTCACTGGGTGCCCGAGAGTTACTTGGACAATTTGCGTTTTTTCTATGTTTGGGAGAGACCTTACATATGAATTTTTGTGGATCTGGATAAAATGTTTGTGAGGATCAATAAGTATGACTATTGAGTAAGTCGATGAATAATAAAAGAGAAGCCTAAGAAAATAGACACAAAATTTATGTAGTTTGTAGTATAAATTAATAGGCAAAGTTGACAAGAGAATTTCACTATTGGGAAGAGATAAAATGTTATGCTCTCCAAAAACTTCACAAGGACCCAGAAAGACACATGTATATACTAAAAATGACTCCCTCTCAAGTTAAGGCAATCAATTAATTCTCCCTTAAATCGGGGATGCAAAAGAATTCACTTTGAGGTCAactctttaattttctttctttcaatacccacagagagagagagagagagagagagagagagagagaggagagagagagagagagagagagagagagagagagagagagagagagagagagagagagagagagagagaactctcCTCTTTAATGAGAGAATAGGCTCTCAATTTATTACAAACAAATCTTTTATTGAATGCGAGATTATTGTGAAGCATGAATTCAATGACTAAGATATAAGAAAATAAGTAACTCATCTCTTCAATGAGAGTTTAAATAAGAGATCTATGATGAAACATTCATTTGGGGCAGGTCcatcataataatataatacaaaactGCATTGAATTTTGTTCATATTCACCTAAATTCAAGTCAATGATCGAAATTCATGCTACCAAATGCAACATTTGCAAATTTCACCTAATTGAATTTTGTCTAAattcatttaaattcaaatctatTGTCTGAAGTCCATATTGTCAAGTGTAGCGTCTGCAAATTTGGTCCATtatgataatttatataaaaCTGCATTGAATTTTGTCTATAATCACTTAAGTTCAAATCCAATATCCGAAATTCATGCTGCCAAATATAATATTTACAAATTTCGTCTATCATAATAATTTAATACAAACCTGCATTGAATTTTATCTATGTTcacctcaatttaaatataatgtCTGAAATCCATGCCAGCAAGCCTTAGCAAATTTTGAAGTGTTACATATTGTTGCACTTATAACCTGTTCTTTGAATAAAAGAAGAATCTGTAAAGATTTGCTTTGCCAGGCCGAAAGAAACTGCATGCATGGGAAAGTTGCATTTCCGACCAAAGACCCACTATGAAAAGTAAAGCCCCCAAATGAAAAGTAAAGCAGCCACATGCATAATGTACTCTTTACAGACAATCTAAGTATGCAATAGCTCTATAACACTGCAGATGAATCTGTTAACAATTCAGTCCGTGCCCAAAACAGCTCCACCTCCATCTCCCCAAAGATGGTCTTCTCTGGAATCTCCAAAGTTCCATCAATTTATTTTTGGGTCTTCCAAGGTTTTATCTTGTTGGGCTTGGCTTCTGCGGTAGCATGGTTAAGTCTAATCCCAAAGAGTCCCATTTGCACCATCACTGATCTCCACGTTCCTGCCTTGGATGGCCATGAGGCCCGTAACTATTCTACATTCCATCGGCATGAAATCATCAGAAACACTTCCCTCATCTTCAACCTCACAGTCTCAAACCCCAACAAAGGAATCGGCATAAATTTCGATGACATCTCCGTGATCTTAGGTGACAGTAATGGTACCAGAATTTGGACAGTATCCGTCCCCGGCTTCTACCAAGGTCGCAAGAAGGCTACTTCGCTCAAACTGGAAGTGCCCATTAACCAGCAGTTCTTGAGAGGAGTCACGGGTGCAGGGACTACAGGgctgaagatagatttgcatacTGCAGTTAGGTATCGAATATTTGGATTGAAGTCGAAGCATTACGAGATTGATGTTGGAGGGTATGCACGTATAGATTTTCACAGGAGGATTGTAGGGGAGAAAAATGTAAAGCTGCATAAAACACTCAAGCTGAGAAGATATGGGAATTGAGATTTGCTTGGCGGTTGGGATGCAAATTTTGTTGCATGGTTTTGTTATTTTTAGAATAGAGTTCATTTGTGCAAACATACTTTGCTTTCGTTGTCTATCTGAAATTACTTTGTCATTATACAAGGAGGATATGTTAGATATGATACAATTTGTGCCTAGAATGAAATAACAAGTAAACTATATGTCTAATTAATGGCTAACTTTGGCTGGTAACTTATAGTTATACGGTAAAAATTCGCATAAAAAGAAAACCAGTCATCACAAAAAAGGGACAGAAAGAGAAGCAAAAAAGAACAAACCAAAGCAACCCTCAAAAACTTTACAAAAAGTATCGGCAATCACATTCTGTATAATTAAAATCCTTCAACAGAAAGTAACATTTTCTGCTCTGCCACTTACCATGTCCTCAGGCTAACTCACTCTACCTCCCGAAGACCCCTCCTACGCTAACACCATTGTCAAACTATCCAACAATGTGGGACAATGAATCAAACCATTGCAGAACAGGCCTTCCCCTGCCCATGCCTTGGAACGATTGACCAGATCTTGAGGGTGCATCATAATTCTTGCACATCATTTCTTGGAACATTTTTGTCAAGGTTTTTTTATGCGCTTTGAgagctaaaaattaattttaaacctaaaaaatcattttatgacaacatttttcaaatgatttttaagaatattatttCATTTAGTAATTTTATACTTAAAATCATTCCATGTCAAAGCAACTAAACTGCATTTTAATGGAATGAACTGTGAGTGGAATGACATGAGAAAATATGATGAATAAGTAAAATTTTTGACATTCTTTTCCATTCTCAAACCATTTCTAGCATAATTAAGAATGCATAATGCAATGATTAAAGATATAATGATGTTAGAAAAACCAACGACGACGACAATAACAaacctcaagtcccactaggtaggattgactacatgaatcattttccgccaattcatCTTATCCAGAGTCATTTCCTCTATAAGATTAAGAGTTATTAAATCATTCCTCAGTACCTcgttccaaattattttaaacctACCCCTACCCTTTTTCATGTCAAAAATCATAACTAACTCACTTCTCCTCATAGGTGTTCAACTAGGTTTGCATTTTAAATACCCAAACCATTTAAGTCGTCTCTCCCTCGTCTTGTTTTCAACCGGTGCTTTGCCTAAATTATTGTGTTTATATTCATTTCTTACTTTCTCTTTTAAAAGAACCACtcaacataaaaattaaaacCCTTTGAAAccaatgactttt
It contains:
- the LOC131153427 gene encoding protein NDR1-like → MVFSGISKVPSIYFWVFQGFILLGLASAVAWLSLIPKSPICTITDLHVPALDGHEARNYSTFHRHEIIRNTSLIFNLTVSNPNKGIGINFDDISVILGDSNGTRIWTVSVPGFYQGRKKATSLKLEVPINQQFLRGVTGAGTTGLKIDLHTAVRYRIFGLKSKHYEIDVGGYARIDFHRRIVGEKNVKLHKTLKLRRYGN